One Echeneis naucrates chromosome 1, fEcheNa1.1, whole genome shotgun sequence DNA segment encodes these proteins:
- the marf1 gene encoding meiosis regulator and mRNA stability factor 1 isoform X1 has protein sequence MEGLGKERSICSASPFPWLSHPKTEASSLLWKLKDCFSATETSSPHHANEENNYMESRKPVLELKDVPPPPPPPHHTSSSQSSQSFSLAPIPMPLPCLPPPPQLAQGSQQQQEGLSPKVSICTHCDYCSTDGYGLLGGGGVVSSGSGSSIAGVVSLYSAPGSVGSPISSINRSGPCSVASSVHQYKNDLSCRSEGEAHDPLLSLGYRPQLHSSVATSQPVSSHPYLPCCSGLHHTCSAAPLPCSQSSVYLSPAPLAPSLPSVSSFPTSLHGSCLASSAYYTCGVDYSPSVRRSQRSTHGDYRTPTTITTTTTSAHFCSNPMHLNVERTLCVTGAHYCQECFLKPMNGPASEPDKAWPNVPAPQTAPIPVPICNGCGTSSDGMVLMPSTSLGKIGQKYGSPDNSGPENIPPVGVFWDIENCSVPSGRSAAAVVQRIRSRFFQGHREAEFICVCDISKESKAVIQELNNCQVTVAHINATAKNAADDKLRQSLRRFAETHTAPTTVVLVSSDVNFASELSDLRHRHGFQVILVHGNHTSSALLQHAHQHVAFQEMTADLPPRMLVKAQPSFNLLYVHNLPVNCDKSLRNAVKLRLRRLSDNCGGKVLGMSQGTAVLRFGSPEAAARARKRMENEDVYGHRISLSFFPQPRDEASLEPESQSQSHYLSQTLPQPRQTQDSMFAPPASIPLFSFLPLEKPRSPRRPRRASRPCHTPGTVPERPYSPRRGCSGPPGGAPAKPRQELGTLEGKSRMGFHQLDKGRAASSSPHSNGETGALDQLSKPCLTGESTYRRSRRESSNPRSLTESPFEKGNKSSGEFQISTPSAFSKLNLHRSFSPLVLSQGSWSSRSVSPCMSSRSSPILAAPRSPCPEGSPEPFSEGAEVQVGNLDYRMSRKDLQQMLHDTFSRYGRVKAVELSPHTDYQLKATVQMLSLQHAISAVSGLHRYKIGSKRIQVSLITGGNSKSLAMLSTEIVTILQDAPANCLPLFKFTEIYEKKYCRKLVVGDLYRLPEVVAIREQGGSRLVCLLPSSQIRQSPLGSSQSQDGSSSASGSPVVFEELEYHEPVCRQHYAKQDFSEADFDPDSFKIPFVVMSLSTLASEVHSLLQSHEGTLPLLSFPDCYAAKFSPLQLGNETLEGGVPLEHLITCVPSITIVTAQNGFKVIKWIHNKPPAPNQTEPWFQRCKSPVGNPQLIQFSREIIDLLKSQSSCIMPISKFIPSYHHHFAKQCRVSDYGYSKLLELLEAVPHVLQILGMGTKRLLTLTHRAQVKRFTQDLLKLLKFQASKQVAIKDFMQAYHWCFSRDWKVVNYGICDLMDLLNEIPETTITVTVHATDTVISVPKRERTVEEMEHTKQFAKEVVDLLRHQPHCRMPFSKFIPTYHHHFGRQCKLSYYGFTKLMELFEAIPDVLMVLECGEEKILTLTEVERIKALAAQLVKLLRAQKNSSLPVSQLLTEYSKTFGYGLRLQDYDASSLPALLTKLCHVVKVVDGSGGREVQLINRKSLRSLTSQLLALLMSQEEEQVTRGLKVEELSQYYLNVHGAPLNPCEYGFLSLSELLKSLPYLVELYHEETDEDCKAGDTATDHGDEWVRLTRLYQFARNIRALLHTYHYNQIFLTEFHGAYTKFTGCSLESRSYGYASTDELLSSIPQVVWIKGHGHKRIIVLKNDMKVRTSSSVPSSPQPEENTESPRDSPISNTMSGAQCPGDDEDSELLCLTSPVDLLCGPVPSCLPSPQLHPDRVLLQQGDLIHFEEKTLPAESELQLAAVAVTDSTCVPPEQPGSTEDSKIIKPHTVPNTKTPLSMDSPSRRATRSRIKLAANFSFKAGL, from the exons ATGGAAGGACTGGGAAAGGAGAGATCCATATGCAGCGCGAGTCCCTTCCCATGGCTCAGTCACCCCAAAACAGAGGCCTCATCTCTACTATGGAAACTTAAGGACTGCTTCTCCGCCACTGAAACAAGCTCCCCTCATCACGCAAACGAAGAA AACAACTACATGGAGAGCAGAAAACCTGTGCTGGAATTGAAAGAtgtccctcctccacctcctccaccacacCATACTTCCTCTTCCCAATCATCCCAGTCCTTCTCTCTGGCCCCTATTCCTATGCCTCTTCCCTGCTTACCTCCTCCACCTCAGCTTGCACAAGGCTCCCAGCAGCAACAAGAGGGGCTTAGCCCCAAAGTAAGCATTTGCACTCATTGTGACTATTGTAGCACTGATGGCTATGGGTTACTAGGTGGTGGAGGTGTTGTTAGTAGCGGTAGTGGTAGCAGCATTGCTGGTGTTGTGTCACTCTACAGTGCCCCAGGCTCCGTGGGATCCCCCATCAGCAGTATTAACAGGTCCGGCCCTTGCTCTGTAGCCTCATCTGTCCATCAGTATAAAAATGACCTGAGCTGCAGAAGTGAAGGTGAAGCTCATGACCCTTTGCTCAGTCTTGGTTACAGACCTCAGTTACACTCTTCTGTTGCTACCTCTCAGCCTGTATCCTCACACCCCTACCTTCCCTGCTGCTCAGGACTTCACCACACCTGTTCAGCCGCACCTCTTCCATGCAGTCAATCCAGCGTTTACCTCTCCCCGGCTCCTTTGgctccttctctcccctctgtttcttcttttcctaCTTCATTGCATGGCTCTTGCCTGGCCTCTTCTGCCTACTACACCTGTGGTGTAGACTACAGCCCATCAGTCAGAAGATCTCAGAGAAGCACACATGGTGACTACCGAACCCCCACAACCATCACTACGACAACCACCTCAGCACACTTCTGCTCTAATCCTATGCACCTAAATGTAGAACGCACGCTTTGTGTGACGGGGGCTCACTACTGCCAAGAGTGCTTCTTGAAG CCGATGAATGGTCCAGCATCTGAGCCAGACAAGGCTTGGCCCAATGTTCCTGCTCCTCAGACTGCTCCTATCCCTGTTCCCATATGCAATGGTTGTGGCACCTCCTCTGATGGCATGGTGCTCATGCCATCAACTAGCCTTGGCAAGATTGGCCAGAAGTATG GTTCCCCAGACAACAGTGGTCCAGAGAACATCCCTCCAGTTGGTGTCTTCTGGGACATTGAGAACTGCAGTGTTCCCAGTGGGcgatctgctgcagctgtcgTCCAGCGAATTCGTAGCCGTTTTTTCCAGGGTCATCGGGAAGCggaattcatttgtgtttgtgatatCAGCAAGGAGAGTAAAGCTGTCATCCAAGAGCTCAACAACTGCCAG GTTACTGTTGCACATATTAATGCCACAGCCAAGAATGCTGCAGATGACAAACTTCGCCAGAGCCTCAGACGCTTTGCTGAGACCCACACTGCACCAACAACTGTTGTGCTAGTATCCT CTGATGTGAACTTCGCAAGTGAGTTGAGTGACTTGCGTCATCGCCACGGTTTCCAAGTGATCCTGGTCCATGGCAACCATACATCTTCAGCCCTTCTCCAGCATGCCCACCAACATGTGGCCTTTCAGGAGATGACAGCTGATCTGCCGCCACGCATGCTTGTCAAAGCTCAG cCCAGTTTCAACCTCCTCTATGTCCACAACCTTCCTGTCAACTGTGACAAGAGCCTGCGGAACGCTGTGAAGCTCAGGCTCCGCCGCCTGTCTGACAACTGTGGTGGCAAAGTACTGGGCATGTCCCAGGGCACAGCAGTCCTGCGTTTTGGCAGCCCTGAGGCAGCTGCACGTGCCCGCAAGCGAATGGAAAATGAGGATGTGTATGGCCACCGAATCAGCCTTTCCTTCTTCCCCCAACCCAGAGATGAAGCAAGTCTTGAGCCTGAGAGTCAATCTCAGTCCCATTACTTGTCTCAGACTCTGCCCCAACCCCGTCAAACCCAGGATTCAATGTTTGCCCCTCCCGCATCTATacccctcttctcttttctgcccCTGGAGAAGCCCAGGTCACCCAGGAGGCCACGGCGTGCAAGTCGCCCATGCCATACTCCTGGCACGGTGCCTGAAAGGCCCTACAGCCCCAGGAGGGGGTGCAGTGGGCCTCCCGGTGGTGCTCCAGCCAAGCCCCGTCAG GAGCTGGGCACTTTGGAGGGCAAGTCCAGAATGGGCTTTCATCAGCTGGATAAAGGCCGTGCTGCTTCCTCTTCCCCACACAGTAATGGTGAGACTGGAGCTCTGGATCAATTGTCCAAACCTTGCCTCACTGGAGAATCCACATACAGACGGAG TAGAAGAGAAAGCTCCAACCCTCGAAGCCTGACTGAATCCCCTTTTGAAAAAGGCAACAAGAGCTCAGGAGAATTCCAGATCAGCACACCCTCAGCCTTCAGCAAGTTGAACTTGCACAGGAGCTTCAGTCCTCTTGTTCTCTCCCAGGGCTCCTGGTCCTCCAG GAGTGTGTCCCCTTGCATGTCCAGCCGCTCCTCACCCATTCTCGCCGCCCCTCGCAGCCCATGTCCTGAAGGTTCACCTGAGCCTTTCTCAGAAGGGGCAGAGGTTCAGGTGGGCAATCTGGACTACAGAATGTCTCGCAAGGATCTGCAACAAATGCTGCATGACACCTTCTCCCGATATGGGCGG GTGAAAGCTGTGGAGCTAAGCCCCCACACTGACTATCAGCTGAAGGCCACAGTTCAAATGTTGTCTCTACAGCACGCCATCAGTGCAGTCAGTGGTCTGCATCGTTATAAGATCGGAAGCAAGCGCATTCAGGTGTCTCTCATCACTGGTGGCAACAGCAAATCTCTAGCTATGCTCAG cacagaGATCGTCACCATTCTTCAGGATGCACCCGCCAATTGTCTTCCACTTTTCAAGTTCACTGAGATCTATGAGAAAAA GTATTGCCGCAAGCTGGTGGTAGGTGACCTCTACAGACTACCAGAGGTTGTGGCGATTCGAGAACAGGGGGGTTCAAGGCTTGTGTGCCTTCTCCCTAGCAGCCAAATCCGTCAGAGTCCACTGGGATCTTCTCAGTCCCAGGACGGCTCCTCGTCTGCCAGCGGTAGCCCTGTTGTGTTTGAGGAGCTGGAGTACCACGAACCTGTCTGCAGACAACACTACGCAAAGCAAGACTTTAG TGAGGCTGACTTTGACCCTGACTCCTTCAAAATTCCGTTTGTTGTGATGTCTCTGAGCACCTTAGCATCTGAGGTCCACAGTCTGCTGCAGTCACATGAGGGAACCCTTCCACTGCTCAG TTTCCCAGACTGCTATGCGGCCAAATTCAGCCCACTGCAGTTAGGCAATGAGACACTGGAGGGTGGTGTTCCCCTGGAACACCTCATTACTTGTGTCCCTAGTATCACAATAGTCACAGCTCAGAATGGCTTTAAGGTCATCAAGTGGATCCATAACAAACCGCCAGCACCAAATCAAACTG AACCATGGTTTCAGCGCTGCAAAAGTCCAGTTGGCAACCCTCAGCTCATTCAGTTCAGCCGAGAGATCATTGACCTGTTGAAAAGTCAATCTTCCTGCATCATGCCCATCAGCAAATTCATACCCTCATACCACCATCACTTTGCCAAGCAGTGCCGTGTCTCTGACTATGGCTATTCCAAATtgttggagctgctggaggCGGTACCACACGTTCTGCAG ATCTTGGGCATGGGTACTAAGCGTTTGCTGACCCTGACCCATCGTGCTCAAGTGAAACGCTTCACACAAGACCTACTCAAACTGCTCAAATTTCAAGCCAGCAAACAAGTGGCAATCAAAGACTTCATGCAGGCGTACCACTG GTGCTTCTCCAGAGACTGGAAGGTCGTCAACTATGGCATATGTGACTTGATGGACCTGCTGAATGAGATCCCTGAAACGACCATTACTGTAACAGTCCATGCAACAGACACAGTCATCTCTGTTCCCAAAAGAG AACGCACAGTGGAAGAAATGGAGCACACCAAGCAGTTTGCAAAGGAGGTGGTGGACCTGCTTCGCCACCAGCCTCACTGTCGAATGCCCTTCAGCAAGTTCATCCCCACCTATCACCATCACTTTGGTCGTCAGTGCAAGCTCAGCTACTATGGCTTCACCAAGCTCATGGAACTCTTTGAGGCGATCCCTGACGTACTTATG GTGTTGGAGTGTGGTGAGGAGAAAATATTGACACTGACAGAGGTGGAGCGTATAAAGGCCCTAGCGGCTCAGCTTGTCAAGCTGCTTCGGGCTCAGAAAAACTCCAGCCTTCCTGTCAGCCAGCTGCTCACTGAGTACAGCAAGACCTTTGGTTACGGTCTACGCCTGCAAGACTACGATGCCAGTTCATTGCCAGCTCTGCTAACAAAACTCTGCCATGTTGTGAAG GTGGTGGATGGCTCAGGAGGACGAGAAGTGCAGTTGATTAACAGGAAGTCTCTGCGCTCGCTTACATCCCAACTTCTGGCTCTGCTCATGTCCCAGGAAGAGGAGCAGGTCACCAGGGGGCTGAAGGTGGAGGAGCTTAGCCAGTATTACCTAAATGTGCATGGAGCACCGCTCAACCCATGTGAATATGGGTTCCTCTCCCTCAGTGAGTTACTCAAGAGTCTGCCCTACCTTGTGGAG CTATATCATGAGGAAACTGATGAAGACTGTAAAGCTGGCGATACTGCCACTGATCATGGTGATGAGTGGGTGAGGCTGACCAGGCTCTACCAGTTTGCCCGTAACATACGTGCCCTGCTCCACACCTACCATTACAACCAGATCTTCCTGACTGAGTTCCATGGCGCATACACCAAATTTACAGGCTGCAGCCTTGAGTCACGTTCCTACGGATATGCCAGCACTGATGAGCTGCTCAGCTCCATCCCTCAG GTGGTTTGGATCAAAGGGCACGGTCACAAGAGGATTATCGTTTTGAAGAACGATATGAAAG TAAGGACAAGCTCTTCAGTCCCCAGCAGCCCCCAACCAGAAGAGAATACAGAAAGCCCTAGAGACAGCCCCATTAGCAACACAATGTCTGGAGCTCAGTGTCCAG GTGATGATGAAGACTCAGAGCTACTATGTCTGACATCACCAGTGGACCTACTCTGTGGTCCTGTACCATCCTGCTTACCATCGCCTCAGCTTCACCCTGATcgtgttctcctccagcagggaGATCTGATTCACTTTGAGGAGAAAACTCTGCCAGCAG AGAGTGAGCTTCAGTTGGCAGCTGTAGCAGTCACTGACAGTACATGTGTTCCACCTGAGCAGCCTGGCAGCACAGAAGACTCCAAAATCATCAAACCTCATACAGTCCCCAACACGAAGACCCCCCTGTCCATGGACAGTCCCAGCAGAAGAGCTACACGCAGCAGAATTAAGCTAGCTGCTAACTTCTCCTTCAAAGCAGGCCTCTGA
- the marf1 gene encoding meiosis regulator and mRNA stability factor 1 isoform X3 yields MEGLGKERSICSASPFPWLSHPKTEASSLLWKLKDCFSATETSSPHHANEENNYMESRKPVLELKDVPPPPPPPHHTSSSQSSQSFSLAPIPMPLPCLPPPPQLAQGSQQQQEGLSPKVSICTHCDYCSTDGYGLLGGGGVVSSGSGSSIAGVVSLYSAPGSVGSPISSINRSGPCSVASSVHQYKNDLSCRSEGEAHDPLLSLGYRPQLHSSVATSQPVSSHPYLPCCSGLHHTCSAAPLPCSQSSVYLSPAPLAPSLPSVSSFPTSLHGSCLASSAYYTCGVDYSPSVRRSQRSTHGDYRTPTTITTTTTSAHFCSNPMHLNVERTLCVTGAHYCQECFLKPMNGPASEPDKAWPNVPAPQTAPIPVPICNGCGTSSDGMVLMPSTSLGKIGQKYGSPDNSGPENIPPVGVFWDIENCSVPSGRSAAAVVQRIRSRFFQGHREAEFICVCDISKESKAVIQELNNCQVTVAHINATAKNAADDKLRQSLRRFAETHTAPTTVVLVSSDVNFASELSDLRHRHGFQVILVHGNHTSSALLQHAHQHVAFQEMTADLPPRMLVKAQKPRSPRRPRRASRPCHTPGTVPERPYSPRRGCSGPPGGAPAKPRQELGTLEGKSRMGFHQLDKGRAASSSPHSNGETGALDQLSKPCLTGESTYRRSRRESSNPRSLTESPFEKGNKSSGEFQISTPSAFSKLNLHRSFSPLVLSQGSWSSRSVSPCMSSRSSPILAAPRSPCPEGSPEPFSEGAEVQVGNLDYRMSRKDLQQMLHDTFSRYGRVKAVELSPHTDYQLKATVQMLSLQHAISAVSGLHRYKIGSKRIQVSLITGGNSKSLAMLSTEIVTILQDAPANCLPLFKFTEIYEKKYCRKLVVGDLYRLPEVVAIREQGGSRLVCLLPSSQIRQSPLGSSQSQDGSSSASGSPVVFEELEYHEPVCRQHYAKQDFSEADFDPDSFKIPFVVMSLSTLASEVHSLLQSHEGTLPLLSFPDCYAAKFSPLQLGNETLEGGVPLEHLITCVPSITIVTAQNGFKVIKWIHNKPPAPNQTEPWFQRCKSPVGNPQLIQFSREIIDLLKSQSSCIMPISKFIPSYHHHFAKQCRVSDYGYSKLLELLEAVPHVLQILGMGTKRLLTLTHRAQVKRFTQDLLKLLKFQASKQVAIKDFMQAYHWCFSRDWKVVNYGICDLMDLLNEIPETTITVTVHATDTVISVPKRERTVEEMEHTKQFAKEVVDLLRHQPHCRMPFSKFIPTYHHHFGRQCKLSYYGFTKLMELFEAIPDVLMVLECGEEKILTLTEVERIKALAAQLVKLLRAQKNSSLPVSQLLTEYSKTFGYGLRLQDYDASSLPALLTKLCHVVKVVDGSGGREVQLINRKSLRSLTSQLLALLMSQEEEQVTRGLKVEELSQYYLNVHGAPLNPCEYGFLSLSELLKSLPYLVELYHEETDEDCKAGDTATDHGDEWVRLTRLYQFARNIRALLHTYHYNQIFLTEFHGAYTKFTGCSLESRSYGYASTDELLSSIPQVVWIKGHGHKRIIVLKNDMKVRTSSSVPSSPQPEENTESPRDSPISNTMSGAQCPGDDEDSELLCLTSPVDLLCGPVPSCLPSPQLHPDRVLLQQGDLIHFEEKTLPAESELQLAAVAVTDSTCVPPEQPGSTEDSKIIKPHTVPNTKTPLSMDSPSRRATRSRIKLAANFSFKAGL; encoded by the exons ATGGAAGGACTGGGAAAGGAGAGATCCATATGCAGCGCGAGTCCCTTCCCATGGCTCAGTCACCCCAAAACAGAGGCCTCATCTCTACTATGGAAACTTAAGGACTGCTTCTCCGCCACTGAAACAAGCTCCCCTCATCACGCAAACGAAGAA AACAACTACATGGAGAGCAGAAAACCTGTGCTGGAATTGAAAGAtgtccctcctccacctcctccaccacacCATACTTCCTCTTCCCAATCATCCCAGTCCTTCTCTCTGGCCCCTATTCCTATGCCTCTTCCCTGCTTACCTCCTCCACCTCAGCTTGCACAAGGCTCCCAGCAGCAACAAGAGGGGCTTAGCCCCAAAGTAAGCATTTGCACTCATTGTGACTATTGTAGCACTGATGGCTATGGGTTACTAGGTGGTGGAGGTGTTGTTAGTAGCGGTAGTGGTAGCAGCATTGCTGGTGTTGTGTCACTCTACAGTGCCCCAGGCTCCGTGGGATCCCCCATCAGCAGTATTAACAGGTCCGGCCCTTGCTCTGTAGCCTCATCTGTCCATCAGTATAAAAATGACCTGAGCTGCAGAAGTGAAGGTGAAGCTCATGACCCTTTGCTCAGTCTTGGTTACAGACCTCAGTTACACTCTTCTGTTGCTACCTCTCAGCCTGTATCCTCACACCCCTACCTTCCCTGCTGCTCAGGACTTCACCACACCTGTTCAGCCGCACCTCTTCCATGCAGTCAATCCAGCGTTTACCTCTCCCCGGCTCCTTTGgctccttctctcccctctgtttcttcttttcctaCTTCATTGCATGGCTCTTGCCTGGCCTCTTCTGCCTACTACACCTGTGGTGTAGACTACAGCCCATCAGTCAGAAGATCTCAGAGAAGCACACATGGTGACTACCGAACCCCCACAACCATCACTACGACAACCACCTCAGCACACTTCTGCTCTAATCCTATGCACCTAAATGTAGAACGCACGCTTTGTGTGACGGGGGCTCACTACTGCCAAGAGTGCTTCTTGAAG CCGATGAATGGTCCAGCATCTGAGCCAGACAAGGCTTGGCCCAATGTTCCTGCTCCTCAGACTGCTCCTATCCCTGTTCCCATATGCAATGGTTGTGGCACCTCCTCTGATGGCATGGTGCTCATGCCATCAACTAGCCTTGGCAAGATTGGCCAGAAGTATG GTTCCCCAGACAACAGTGGTCCAGAGAACATCCCTCCAGTTGGTGTCTTCTGGGACATTGAGAACTGCAGTGTTCCCAGTGGGcgatctgctgcagctgtcgTCCAGCGAATTCGTAGCCGTTTTTTCCAGGGTCATCGGGAAGCggaattcatttgtgtttgtgatatCAGCAAGGAGAGTAAAGCTGTCATCCAAGAGCTCAACAACTGCCAG GTTACTGTTGCACATATTAATGCCACAGCCAAGAATGCTGCAGATGACAAACTTCGCCAGAGCCTCAGACGCTTTGCTGAGACCCACACTGCACCAACAACTGTTGTGCTAGTATCCT CTGATGTGAACTTCGCAAGTGAGTTGAGTGACTTGCGTCATCGCCACGGTTTCCAAGTGATCCTGGTCCATGGCAACCATACATCTTCAGCCCTTCTCCAGCATGCCCACCAACATGTGGCCTTTCAGGAGATGACAGCTGATCTGCCGCCACGCATGCTTGTCAAAGCTCAG AAGCCCAGGTCACCCAGGAGGCCACGGCGTGCAAGTCGCCCATGCCATACTCCTGGCACGGTGCCTGAAAGGCCCTACAGCCCCAGGAGGGGGTGCAGTGGGCCTCCCGGTGGTGCTCCAGCCAAGCCCCGTCAG GAGCTGGGCACTTTGGAGGGCAAGTCCAGAATGGGCTTTCATCAGCTGGATAAAGGCCGTGCTGCTTCCTCTTCCCCACACAGTAATGGTGAGACTGGAGCTCTGGATCAATTGTCCAAACCTTGCCTCACTGGAGAATCCACATACAGACGGAG TAGAAGAGAAAGCTCCAACCCTCGAAGCCTGACTGAATCCCCTTTTGAAAAAGGCAACAAGAGCTCAGGAGAATTCCAGATCAGCACACCCTCAGCCTTCAGCAAGTTGAACTTGCACAGGAGCTTCAGTCCTCTTGTTCTCTCCCAGGGCTCCTGGTCCTCCAG GAGTGTGTCCCCTTGCATGTCCAGCCGCTCCTCACCCATTCTCGCCGCCCCTCGCAGCCCATGTCCTGAAGGTTCACCTGAGCCTTTCTCAGAAGGGGCAGAGGTTCAGGTGGGCAATCTGGACTACAGAATGTCTCGCAAGGATCTGCAACAAATGCTGCATGACACCTTCTCCCGATATGGGCGG GTGAAAGCTGTGGAGCTAAGCCCCCACACTGACTATCAGCTGAAGGCCACAGTTCAAATGTTGTCTCTACAGCACGCCATCAGTGCAGTCAGTGGTCTGCATCGTTATAAGATCGGAAGCAAGCGCATTCAGGTGTCTCTCATCACTGGTGGCAACAGCAAATCTCTAGCTATGCTCAG cacagaGATCGTCACCATTCTTCAGGATGCACCCGCCAATTGTCTTCCACTTTTCAAGTTCACTGAGATCTATGAGAAAAA GTATTGCCGCAAGCTGGTGGTAGGTGACCTCTACAGACTACCAGAGGTTGTGGCGATTCGAGAACAGGGGGGTTCAAGGCTTGTGTGCCTTCTCCCTAGCAGCCAAATCCGTCAGAGTCCACTGGGATCTTCTCAGTCCCAGGACGGCTCCTCGTCTGCCAGCGGTAGCCCTGTTGTGTTTGAGGAGCTGGAGTACCACGAACCTGTCTGCAGACAACACTACGCAAAGCAAGACTTTAG TGAGGCTGACTTTGACCCTGACTCCTTCAAAATTCCGTTTGTTGTGATGTCTCTGAGCACCTTAGCATCTGAGGTCCACAGTCTGCTGCAGTCACATGAGGGAACCCTTCCACTGCTCAG TTTCCCAGACTGCTATGCGGCCAAATTCAGCCCACTGCAGTTAGGCAATGAGACACTGGAGGGTGGTGTTCCCCTGGAACACCTCATTACTTGTGTCCCTAGTATCACAATAGTCACAGCTCAGAATGGCTTTAAGGTCATCAAGTGGATCCATAACAAACCGCCAGCACCAAATCAAACTG AACCATGGTTTCAGCGCTGCAAAAGTCCAGTTGGCAACCCTCAGCTCATTCAGTTCAGCCGAGAGATCATTGACCTGTTGAAAAGTCAATCTTCCTGCATCATGCCCATCAGCAAATTCATACCCTCATACCACCATCACTTTGCCAAGCAGTGCCGTGTCTCTGACTATGGCTATTCCAAATtgttggagctgctggaggCGGTACCACACGTTCTGCAG ATCTTGGGCATGGGTACTAAGCGTTTGCTGACCCTGACCCATCGTGCTCAAGTGAAACGCTTCACACAAGACCTACTCAAACTGCTCAAATTTCAAGCCAGCAAACAAGTGGCAATCAAAGACTTCATGCAGGCGTACCACTG GTGCTTCTCCAGAGACTGGAAGGTCGTCAACTATGGCATATGTGACTTGATGGACCTGCTGAATGAGATCCCTGAAACGACCATTACTGTAACAGTCCATGCAACAGACACAGTCATCTCTGTTCCCAAAAGAG AACGCACAGTGGAAGAAATGGAGCACACCAAGCAGTTTGCAAAGGAGGTGGTGGACCTGCTTCGCCACCAGCCTCACTGTCGAATGCCCTTCAGCAAGTTCATCCCCACCTATCACCATCACTTTGGTCGTCAGTGCAAGCTCAGCTACTATGGCTTCACCAAGCTCATGGAACTCTTTGAGGCGATCCCTGACGTACTTATG GTGTTGGAGTGTGGTGAGGAGAAAATATTGACACTGACAGAGGTGGAGCGTATAAAGGCCCTAGCGGCTCAGCTTGTCAAGCTGCTTCGGGCTCAGAAAAACTCCAGCCTTCCTGTCAGCCAGCTGCTCACTGAGTACAGCAAGACCTTTGGTTACGGTCTACGCCTGCAAGACTACGATGCCAGTTCATTGCCAGCTCTGCTAACAAAACTCTGCCATGTTGTGAAG GTGGTGGATGGCTCAGGAGGACGAGAAGTGCAGTTGATTAACAGGAAGTCTCTGCGCTCGCTTACATCCCAACTTCTGGCTCTGCTCATGTCCCAGGAAGAGGAGCAGGTCACCAGGGGGCTGAAGGTGGAGGAGCTTAGCCAGTATTACCTAAATGTGCATGGAGCACCGCTCAACCCATGTGAATATGGGTTCCTCTCCCTCAGTGAGTTACTCAAGAGTCTGCCCTACCTTGTGGAG CTATATCATGAGGAAACTGATGAAGACTGTAAAGCTGGCGATACTGCCACTGATCATGGTGATGAGTGGGTGAGGCTGACCAGGCTCTACCAGTTTGCCCGTAACATACGTGCCCTGCTCCACACCTACCATTACAACCAGATCTTCCTGACTGAGTTCCATGGCGCATACACCAAATTTACAGGCTGCAGCCTTGAGTCACGTTCCTACGGATATGCCAGCACTGATGAGCTGCTCAGCTCCATCCCTCAG GTGGTTTGGATCAAAGGGCACGGTCACAAGAGGATTATCGTTTTGAAGAACGATATGAAAG TAAGGACAAGCTCTTCAGTCCCCAGCAGCCCCCAACCAGAAGAGAATACAGAAAGCCCTAGAGACAGCCCCATTAGCAACACAATGTCTGGAGCTCAGTGTCCAG GTGATGATGAAGACTCAGAGCTACTATGTCTGACATCACCAGTGGACCTACTCTGTGGTCCTGTACCATCCTGCTTACCATCGCCTCAGCTTCACCCTGATcgtgttctcctccagcagggaGATCTGATTCACTTTGAGGAGAAAACTCTGCCAGCAG AGAGTGAGCTTCAGTTGGCAGCTGTAGCAGTCACTGACAGTACATGTGTTCCACCTGAGCAGCCTGGCAGCACAGAAGACTCCAAAATCATCAAACCTCATACAGTCCCCAACACGAAGACCCCCCTGTCCATGGACAGTCCCAGCAGAAGAGCTACACGCAGCAGAATTAAGCTAGCTGCTAACTTCTCCTTCAAAGCAGGCCTCTGA